A stretch of the Staphylococcus sp. NRL 16/872 genome encodes the following:
- a CDS encoding metal ABC transporter ATP-binding protein, protein MSQPVFELKNIDYFFDNKQVLENINIKINKGDFLAIVGPNGAGKSTLLKVILGLLPLQNGEIFIDGKSYKKNTQSALKISYVSQKANAFRAGFPASVREVVLSGLTKTKKLFQRFNKEDEKLIEDVLRRLNIHHLIDKNIAELSGGQQQRILIARALISNPSVLILDEPTNGIDAKHVSEFYETLERLKQEGITIILVTHDIGVVADTATKVACLNKHLHFHGSTEEFKSLDEVEISKIYGHPVKFVDHQHNRTCCEV, encoded by the coding sequence ATGAGCCAACCCGTATTTGAATTAAAAAATATAGATTACTTTTTTGATAATAAACAAGTGCTTGAAAATATAAACATAAAAATTAATAAAGGTGATTTTCTTGCAATAGTAGGACCAAATGGGGCAGGTAAATCCACATTGCTAAAAGTGATTTTAGGATTACTTCCGCTTCAAAACGGTGAAATATTTATCGATGGAAAATCATATAAAAAGAATACACAATCAGCTTTAAAAATAAGCTATGTATCTCAAAAAGCAAATGCTTTCAGAGCGGGGTTTCCAGCTAGCGTACGAGAAGTAGTATTAAGTGGGCTTACTAAGACAAAAAAGCTTTTTCAACGTTTTAATAAAGAAGATGAAAAGTTAATAGAAGACGTCTTGCGAAGATTAAACATTCATCATTTAATTGATAAAAATATCGCAGAGCTATCTGGAGGACAACAACAACGAATTTTAATTGCACGTGCTTTAATATCTAATCCTTCTGTGTTAATACTCGATGAACCTACAAATGGTATAGATGCTAAACATGTCAGTGAATTCTATGAAACACTAGAACGCTTGAAACAAGAAGGCATTACAATTATACTTGTAACCCATGATATTGGGGTTGTAGCCGATACCGCTACTAAAGTGGCTTGTCTTAACAAACATCTACATTTTCATGGCTCAACTGAAGAATTTAAATCCCTTGATGAAGTTGAAATTTCTAAAATTTATGGTCATCCCGTAAAATTTGTTGATCATCAACACAATAGAACATGCTGTGAAGTATAA
- a CDS encoding deoxyribonuclease IV, whose product MLIGSHVSMSGKKMLEGSAEEAHKYGESTFMIYTGAPQNTRRKSIEDLNIENGHKAMEQYGLSNIVVHAPYIINIANTTKPEVFELGVNFLQNEIERTQAIGAKDIVLHPGSHVGAGADKGIAQIIKGLNEVLTHDNDVRIALETMAGKGSEVGRNFEEIARIIDGVTHNDRLSICFDTCHTHDAGYNIKKDFDGVLNEFDKIIGLDRIKVVHVNDSKNEQGAHKDRHENIGFGHIGFDALSYVVHHDAFKNIPKILETPYVGEDKKNKKPPYKFEIEMIKSQQFDPDLKDKILQQ is encoded by the coding sequence ATGTTAATTGGTTCTCACGTATCAATGAGTGGCAAAAAAATGTTAGAAGGTTCTGCTGAAGAAGCACATAAATACGGCGAATCTACATTTATGATTTATACAGGTGCACCACAAAATACTCGTAGAAAAAGTATTGAAGACTTAAATATAGAAAATGGCCATAAAGCAATGGAACAATATGGATTATCTAATATCGTAGTTCATGCGCCGTACATTATTAATATTGCAAATACTACTAAACCTGAAGTGTTTGAATTAGGCGTAAACTTTTTACAAAATGAAATCGAACGCACGCAAGCTATCGGTGCTAAAGATATTGTGTTACATCCTGGTTCTCACGTTGGCGCTGGTGCAGATAAAGGTATCGCACAAATTATTAAAGGATTAAATGAAGTACTTACACATGATAATGATGTGCGTATTGCGCTTGAAACTATGGCTGGTAAAGGGTCAGAAGTAGGCCGTAACTTTGAAGAAATCGCGCGTATTATTGATGGCGTGACACACAACGATCGTTTATCTATTTGTTTCGATACATGCCATACGCATGATGCTGGCTATAATATTAAAAAAGACTTTGATGGTGTATTAAACGAATTTGATAAGATAATTGGATTAGACCGAATCAAAGTCGTACATGTTAATGATAGTAAAAATGAGCAAGGTGCTCACAAAGATAGACATGAAAACATTGGATTTGGTCATATTGGATTCGACGCGTTAAGCTATGTTGTTCATCATGATGCTTTCAAAAATATTCCTAAAATCTTAGAAACTCCATACGTTGGTGAAGATAAGAAAAATAAAAAACCACCTTACAAATTTGAAATTGAAATGATAAAATCTCAACAATTCGATCCAGATTTAAAAGATAAAATTCTTCAACAATAA
- a CDS encoding rhomboid family intramembrane serine protease, whose product MDNEKQFWKSIYYWIRYFDFHLINIDKNENEVWLANKHKRKIAIFRKEVTSTQEIRFDKSKIYDNSNRLNEQLKFEPKTFEFIYISDKNLNVDDLNETYPLKLNFHLINELKDLEKLMPNLMLTKLISRDGKTSALQYKKRVLRQNPIDRYMMSFTPMTYLLLGINVIIWLIMILYLNHFSDIKLLDVGGLVHFNVVHGEWYRLITSMFLHFNFEHILMNMLSLFIFGKIVESIVGPFKMLGIYMVSGLLGNFISLSFNIHTISVGASGAIFGLIGAIFAMMIVSKTFDKKVIGQMLIALLIMVVLTLFMSNINIMAHLGGFVGGILITLVGYYFTVNRNLFWIFLILLLVIFVALQIRIFAIKEQNIYDKLIQDAMVKYEYKEASQLVDHTINKGYDDAETYYLKGLITATTSSRAEGMADWERGLKKYPNSSLLNYELAIANRALNDNDKALSYVKKAVKNDSNDNKYKNLEKELKKTNETGNQ is encoded by the coding sequence ATGGATAATGAGAAACAATTTTGGAAATCAATATATTATTGGATTCGTTACTTTGACTTTCATCTGATAAATATTGATAAAAATGAAAATGAGGTATGGCTTGCTAATAAACACAAAAGAAAAATAGCTATTTTCCGAAAAGAAGTAACCTCAACTCAAGAAATTCGGTTTGATAAATCTAAAATTTATGATAATAGTAATAGGCTAAATGAACAATTAAAATTCGAACCTAAAACATTTGAATTTATTTATATTTCCGATAAAAACTTAAATGTTGATGATTTAAATGAAACATATCCTTTGAAACTAAATTTTCATTTAATAAATGAATTGAAAGATTTAGAGAAATTAATGCCAAATTTGATGTTGACGAAACTCATTTCTAGAGATGGTAAAACATCCGCATTGCAATATAAAAAACGTGTATTGAGACAAAATCCAATTGATAGATATATGATGTCATTCACTCCTATGACATATCTTTTACTCGGAATTAATGTAATTATTTGGCTAATCATGATTTTATATTTAAATCATTTCTCTGATATTAAATTATTAGATGTTGGTGGGTTAGTTCATTTTAATGTGGTTCATGGCGAATGGTATCGACTTATTACTTCAATGTTCTTACATTTTAATTTTGAACATATTTTGATGAATATGTTGTCATTATTTATTTTTGGTAAAATAGTAGAATCTATTGTGGGGCCATTTAAAATGCTAGGCATATATATGGTCTCTGGATTATTAGGCAATTTTATTTCGCTATCTTTTAACATCCATACCATATCAGTAGGAGCTAGTGGTGCTATTTTCGGCCTCATAGGTGCTATTTTTGCGATGATGATTGTTAGTAAGACGTTTGATAAAAAAGTGATTGGACAGATGTTAATTGCGTTATTAATAATGGTCGTATTAACTTTATTTATGTCTAATATAAATATAATGGCACATTTGGGTGGATTTGTTGGTGGAATATTAATTACTCTCGTTGGTTATTACTTTACTGTAAATCGTAATTTATTTTGGATATTTTTAATTTTACTACTTGTTATTTTTGTAGCATTACAGATTAGAATTTTCGCAATTAAAGAACAAAATATCTATGATAAATTAATTCAAGATGCAATGGTAAAATACGAATATAAAGAAGCAAGTCAATTAGTTGATCATACTATTAACAAAGGCTATGATGATGCCGAAACTTATTACTTAAAAGGTTTAATTACTGCAACTACAAGCTCAAGAGCTGAAGGGATGGCTGACTGGGAAAGAGGTTTAAAAAAATATCCCAATTCAAGCTTATTAAATTATGAATTAGCTATTGCGAATAGAGCGCTTAATGATAACGATAAAGCATTAAGCTATGTAAAAAAAGCAGTAAAAAATGATTCAAATGACAATAAATATAAAAATTTAGAAAAAGAGTTGAAAAAGACAAATGAAACAGGAAATCAATAA
- a CDS encoding DEAD/DEAH box helicase, with protein sequence MPNHPFELFNLDSKLIDAVKDLNFEKPTEIQNRIIPRIKKGVNLIGQSQTGTGKSHSFLLPLMDSINPEIQEPQAIVVAPTRELAQQLFQAASHLAKFKTDVKVSLFIGGTDIEKDKQRTNIQPQLVIGTPTRINDLSQSGHLHVHLASYLVVDEADLMIDLGLIEDVDYIAARLDDDANIAVFSATIPKSLQPFLNKYLNNPDFVVVDSKSQNKKNIEFYLIPTKGTEKVEKTLQLIDILNPYLCIVFCNSRDNANELADSLNEAGIKVGMIHGGLTPRERKQQMKRIRNLDFQYVIASDLASRGIDIEGVSHVINFDVPNDIDFFTHRVGRTGRGNYKGVAITMYSPDEEHNISLIEDKGYHFENVDVKNGELKPIKAHNVRRKRERKEDHLTNEVKHKVRSKTKNKVKPGYKKKFKREVEKMKRQERKQYSKRQNRQQRKNNKKG encoded by the coding sequence ATGCCAAATCATCCATTTGAACTATTTAATTTAGATTCAAAATTAATCGATGCTGTTAAAGACCTTAATTTTGAAAAACCAACTGAAATACAAAATAGAATTATTCCAAGAATAAAAAAGGGTGTTAATTTAATCGGTCAATCACAAACCGGTACTGGTAAATCTCATTCCTTTTTATTACCTTTAATGGATTCAATTAATCCAGAAATTCAAGAACCCCAAGCTATCGTTGTGGCACCTACACGCGAATTAGCACAACAATTATTTCAAGCTGCTAGTCATTTGGCAAAATTCAAAACTGATGTAAAAGTAAGTTTGTTTATTGGCGGTACAGATATTGAAAAAGATAAACAACGTACTAATATTCAACCGCAATTAGTTATTGGTACGCCAACACGAATCAATGACTTATCTCAAAGTGGCCATTTACATGTACATCTAGCATCATATTTAGTAGTGGACGAAGCAGACTTAATGATAGATTTAGGTTTAATCGAAGATGTAGACTACATCGCAGCCCGCTTAGATGATGATGCAAATATTGCAGTATTTAGCGCAACAATTCCTAAATCGCTTCAACCATTTTTAAATAAATATTTAAATAATCCAGATTTCGTAGTCGTTGATTCTAAATCTCAAAATAAGAAAAATATCGAATTTTATTTAATTCCTACTAAAGGTACAGAAAAAGTTGAAAAAACACTTCAACTAATTGATATATTAAATCCTTATTTATGTATCGTATTCTGTAATAGTAGAGACAATGCGAATGAATTGGCTGATTCACTCAATGAAGCTGGCATTAAAGTTGGTATGATTCACGGTGGTTTAACGCCTAGAGAGCGTAAACAACAAATGAAACGTATTCGTAATTTAGACTTCCAATATGTCATTGCCAGTGATTTAGCATCTCGTGGTATCGATATTGAAGGCGTAAGTCATGTTATCAACTTTGATGTCCCTAATGATATTGATTTCTTTACTCACAGAGTCGGTAGAACAGGCCGTGGCAATTATAAAGGCGTAGCTATCACAATGTATAGCCCTGATGAAGAACACAATATTTCTTTAATTGAAGATAAAGGCTATCATTTTGAAAATGTAGACGTCAAAAATGGCGAGTTAAAACCGATAAAAGCACATAATGTGAGACGTAAACGTGAAAGAAAAGAAGATCATTTAACAAATGAAGTAAAACATAAAGTCAGAAGTAAAACTAAAAATAAAGTTAAACCAGGTTATAAAAAGAAATTCAAACGTGAAGTTGAAAAAATGAAACGTCAAGAACGTAAACAATATAGTAAACGTCAAAATAGACAACAAAGAAAGAATAATAAAAAAGGATAG
- a CDS encoding 5-formyltetrahydrofolate cyclo-ligase, with protein MNKKSIRKDIISKMKDFNSSKKEDADNWLKEQLLDNEWYKKAQRIGMVLSMPHEVDTYKIIQTALNDNKKVFVPNTNYKTREMNFKEIIDLDSIVEDEKGINSVKGDTEITDELDLIVVPGVAFRNDGYRIGYGGGYFDRFLSKSNANTISLIYDFQLTDFEIENHDQPVSEVIIYKT; from the coding sequence ATGAATAAGAAATCTATCCGTAAAGATATTATTTCAAAAATGAAGGACTTTAACTCTTCAAAAAAAGAAGATGCTGATAATTGGTTAAAAGAACAATTACTTGATAATGAGTGGTATAAGAAAGCTCAACGTATCGGTATGGTACTTTCAATGCCTCATGAAGTAGATACATATAAAATCATCCAAACTGCATTAAATGATAATAAAAAAGTATTTGTTCCTAATACTAATTACAAAACGCGTGAAATGAATTTTAAGGAAATTATCGACTTAGATTCTATTGTAGAAGATGAAAAAGGTATTAATTCAGTGAAGGGTGATACTGAAATTACAGATGAATTAGACTTAATCGTAGTGCCAGGAGTAGCTTTCCGTAATGATGGTTATAGAATTGGCTATGGTGGAGGCTATTTTGATCGATTTCTTAGTAAATCAAACGCAAATACGATCAGTTTGATTTATGATTTTCAACTTACGGATTTTGAAATTGAAAATCACGATCAACCTGTTAGTGAAGTAATTATTTATAAAACTTGA
- a CDS encoding YqgQ family protein, with protein MKQEINNFYDVLQLLKKFGFIIYFKDPNDTCEMMLQEIKSLYNYELISKNDYLKCILIINQRRNEHK; from the coding sequence ATGAAACAGGAAATCAATAATTTCTATGATGTCTTACAGCTTTTAAAAAAATTTGGATTTATTATTTATTTTAAAGATCCTAATGATACGTGTGAAATGATGTTACAAGAAATAAAATCACTCTATAATTATGAATTAATATCTAAAAATGATTATTTGAAGTGTATTTTAATTATTAACCAAAGAAGGAATGAACATAAATGA
- a CDS encoding penicillin-binding protein 2, with the protein MLKRLKEKTNDEKIKYTMNKRINFIFGAIVFIFAIIVLRLGYLQIAQGSHYKQLVKNDENITVNESVPRGRILDRNGKVLVDNASKLAITYTRSKKTSQQDMLDTAEKLSKLITMKTDKITERDKQDFWIQKHPEQVNQMMKKEQSMLNEGSISQDQYDKQLYTKIGDKQLNSLSKKELQVLAIYREMSAGSTLDPETIKNDDVSEKEYAAVSQQLDKLPGVNTSMDWDRRYSYGDTLRSIFGSVSTPSEGIPKELTEQYLAKGYSRNDRVGKSYLEYQYENVLRGKKKEMKYTTDKSGKVINSEVINKGSRGDDLQLTIDIDLQKKVESLLENEIKTLRSQGATNMDNALIVVQNPKNGDILAMAGKQISKNGELTDYDLGNFTGQFAVGSSVKGGTLLTGYQNNAIEVGEEMIDEPLHFRGGLTKRSYFNQNGKVKINDKEALMHSSNVYMFKTALELAGDPYKYGMNLPSNVTEAGQKLRRGLNQVGLGVKTGIDLPNETMGQIEPLTNNPGNYLDLSIGQYDTYTPLQLSQYVSTIANNGYRVQPHIGLAVHDATNSDDVGPVKEKIKGTVLNKVNNSQDEIDEVKKGFEMAFNKEDGTGYASFHKTKVPSAGKTGTAEVFQDGHSRVNSTYIGYAPVKNPKLAFSIVYTNQPVPPPWLNGGDLGRDVINYYFKNDK; encoded by the coding sequence TTGCTTAAAAGGTTAAAAGAAAAGACAAATGATGAGAAAATAAAATATACAATGAATAAACGGATTAATTTTATTTTCGGTGCTATAGTATTTATATTTGCAATTATTGTATTACGGTTAGGGTATTTACAAATTGCACAAGGTTCACATTATAAGCAATTGGTAAAAAATGATGAAAACATAACAGTGAATGAGTCTGTGCCAAGAGGTAGAATACTGGACAGAAATGGTAAGGTTTTAGTAGACAACGCTTCTAAACTCGCAATTACATACACACGTTCAAAAAAAACGAGTCAACAAGACATGCTTGACACTGCAGAGAAACTTTCTAAGTTAATCACAATGAAAACCGATAAAATAACTGAACGTGATAAACAAGACTTTTGGATTCAGAAACATCCAGAACAAGTAAATCAAATGATGAAAAAAGAACAATCCATGCTTAATGAAGGAAGTATTAGTCAAGACCAATATGATAAACAACTTTATACTAAAATAGGGGATAAACAATTAAATTCTTTAAGTAAAAAAGAGTTACAAGTCTTAGCAATTTATAGAGAAATGTCAGCAGGTTCAACATTAGATCCAGAAACAATTAAAAATGACGATGTTAGTGAAAAAGAATATGCTGCTGTATCCCAACAATTAGACAAACTTCCTGGTGTAAATACTTCAATGGATTGGGATAGACGATATTCTTATGGTGACACACTTCGAAGTATATTCGGTAGTGTATCAACACCATCTGAAGGGATCCCTAAAGAATTAACTGAACAATACTTAGCTAAAGGCTATTCAAGAAATGATAGAGTAGGTAAATCTTATTTAGAATATCAATATGAAAATGTGTTACGTGGTAAAAAGAAAGAAATGAAATATACTACAGATAAATCTGGTAAAGTCATTAATTCAGAAGTAATTAATAAAGGTTCAAGAGGAGATGACTTGCAATTAACGATTGATATTGATTTACAAAAAAAGGTCGAATCATTACTTGAAAACGAAATTAAAACGTTACGTAGCCAAGGTGCTACAAATATGGATAATGCACTTATAGTAGTTCAAAATCCTAAAAATGGAGATATTTTAGCTATGGCTGGAAAACAAATTAGTAAAAATGGTGAATTGACAGATTATGATTTAGGTAATTTCACAGGCCAATTTGCTGTAGGTTCTTCTGTCAAAGGCGGTACTTTACTAACAGGTTATCAAAACAATGCTATCGAAGTCGGAGAAGAAATGATCGATGAACCATTACATTTCCGTGGTGGATTAACAAAACGCTCTTACTTTAACCAAAACGGCAAAGTAAAAATCAATGACAAAGAAGCTTTAATGCATTCATCTAACGTTTACATGTTTAAAACTGCATTAGAACTCGCGGGAGACCCTTATAAATATGGTATGAATTTACCATCTAATGTTACCGAAGCTGGCCAAAAATTAAGAAGAGGGCTAAATCAAGTTGGTTTAGGAGTTAAAACAGGTATTGATTTGCCAAATGAAACGATGGGTCAAATTGAACCGCTAACCAATAATCCTGGTAATTATTTGGATTTATCTATTGGCCAATATGACACTTATACGCCTCTTCAATTATCACAATATGTTTCTACTATTGCTAATAATGGATACAGAGTTCAACCTCATATAGGCTTAGCAGTTCATGATGCTACAAATAGTGACGATGTAGGTCCAGTTAAAGAGAAAATTAAAGGCACTGTATTAAATAAAGTTAACAACTCGCAAGATGAAATTGATGAAGTCAAAAAAGGATTTGAAATGGCATTTAATAAAGAAGATGGTACTGGCTATGCTAGTTTCCACAAAACAAAAGTGCCATCTGCTGGTAAAACAGGTACAGCAGAAGTATTCCAAGATGGTCATTCTCGCGTAAACTCAACTTATATTGGTTATGCGCCAGTTAAAAATCCAAAATTAGCTTTTTCAATTGTGTATACTAATCAACCTGTGCCACCCCCATGGTTAAATGGCGGAGACTTAGGACGAGATGTAATTAATTATTATTTTAAAAATGATAAATAA
- a CDS encoding ROK family glucokinase, translating into MTNVILAADIGGTTCKLGIFDENLEQLHKWSIKTDTSDHTGTKLLKNIYDSFIEILGTRNLDKKNVIGVGIGVPGPVDFETGTVNGAVNLHWPDKVNVQKIFSTFIDCPILVDNDANVAALGEKHKGAGQGADDVVAITLGTGLGGGIISNGEIVHGHNGSGAEIGHIRTDFDQRFNCNCGKSGCIETVASATGVVNLVNFYYPKLTFKSSILPLIKENKVTAKAVFDAAKSGDQFCIFITERVANHIGYLCSIISATSNPKYIVLGGGMSTAGLILIENIKTEYHNLTFTPAQKDTEIVQAQLGNDAGITGAAGLIKTYILEKDGVK; encoded by the coding sequence ATGACAAACGTAATATTAGCAGCAGATATTGGTGGTACAACTTGTAAACTCGGTATTTTTGATGAAAATTTAGAACAGTTACATAAGTGGTCAATTAAAACTGATACATCAGATCATACAGGTACAAAGTTATTAAAAAATATCTATGATTCTTTTATTGAAATTTTAGGTACACGTAATTTAGATAAAAAGAATGTTATTGGTGTAGGGATAGGTGTACCTGGTCCTGTTGATTTTGAAACTGGTACAGTTAACGGTGCTGTAAATTTGCATTGGCCTGATAAAGTAAACGTTCAAAAAATTTTTAGTACATTCATTGATTGTCCAATTTTAGTTGATAACGACGCGAATGTAGCAGCTTTAGGTGAAAAACATAAAGGCGCAGGACAAGGTGCTGATGATGTTGTGGCTATAACACTTGGTACCGGTTTAGGTGGTGGCATTATTTCAAACGGTGAAATTGTTCACGGACATAATGGTTCAGGAGCTGAAATTGGTCATATTAGAACAGATTTCGATCAGCGATTTAATTGTAACTGCGGTAAATCAGGTTGTATTGAAACTGTTGCCTCAGCAACTGGGGTTGTTAATTTAGTGAATTTTTATTATCCTAAATTAACATTTAAATCTTCTATTTTACCATTAATAAAGGAGAATAAAGTTACTGCTAAAGCTGTCTTTGATGCCGCTAAATCTGGTGATCAGTTCTGTATTTTCATTACAGAAAGAGTTGCTAATCATATTGGATACCTATGCAGTATTATAAGTGCTACAAGTAATCCTAAATATATTGTACTCGGTGGAGGCATGTCTACTGCTGGATTAATTTTAATTGAAAATATTAAAACTGAATATCATAATTTAACTTTTACTCCCGCACAGAAAGATACTGAAATCGTCCAAGCACAGCTTGGCAATGATGCAGGCATCACAGGAGCAGCTGGATTAATTAAAACTTATATACTAGAAAAGGATGGTGTAAAATAA
- a CDS encoding superoxide dismutase encodes MAFELPNLPYAADALEPHIDKETMEIHHDKHHNTYVTKLNSAVEGTDLESKSIEEIVANLDSVPEDIQTAVRNNGGGHLNHSLFWELLTPNSEEKGTVVDKIKEQWGSLDEFKKEFADKAAARFGSGWAWLVVNNGQLEIVTTPNQDNPLTEGKTPILGLDVWEHAYYLKYQNKRPDYISAFWNVVNWEKVDELYNAAK; translated from the coding sequence ATGGCTTTTGAATTACCAAATTTACCATATGCAGCAGATGCATTAGAACCACACATTGATAAAGAAACTATGGAAATCCACCATGACAAACATCACAATACTTATGTGACAAAATTAAACTCTGCAGTTGAGGGTACTGACTTAGAATCTAAATCAATTGAAGAAATCGTTGCTAATTTAGATAGCGTACCTGAAGACATTCAAACAGCTGTACGTAATAATGGTGGTGGACACTTAAACCACTCATTATTCTGGGAATTATTAACTCCTAATTCTGAAGAAAAAGGTACTGTAGTTGATAAAATTAAAGAACAATGGGGTTCTTTAGATGAATTCAAAAAAGAATTCGCTGACAAAGCTGCAGCACGTTTCGGTTCAGGTTGGGCATGGTTAGTAGTTAATAACGGTCAATTAGAAATCGTTACTACTCCAAACCAAGATAACCCATTAACAGAAGGTAAAACACCTATCCTTGGTTTAGACGTTTGGGAACATGCTTACTACTTAAAATATCAAAATAAACGTCCAGATTACATCAGTGCTTTCTGGAACGTTGTTAACTGGGAAAAAGTAGACGAATTATATAACGCTGCTAAATAA
- the rpmG gene encoding 50S ribosomal protein L33: MRVNVTLACTECGDRNYISTKNKRNNPERIEMKKYCSRDNKHTLHRETK, translated from the coding sequence ATGCGCGTAAACGTAACATTAGCTTGTACAGAATGTGGTGACAGAAACTACATTTCAACTAAAAATAAAAGAAACAATCCTGAACGTATTGAAATGAAAAAATATTGTTCACGTGATAACAAACATACTTTACATCGTGAAACAAAATAA
- a CDS encoding Fur family transcriptional regulator, producing MNTNDAIKILKNNGLKYTKKREDMINIFVQEDKYINAKHIQQQLDKDYPGISFDTIYRNLHLFKDLNIIESTELDGEMKFRIACTNHHHHHFICENCGDTKVIDYCPIDEIKQFLPNVDIHTHKLEVYGICETCHHKGTN from the coding sequence ATGAATACAAATGATGCAATAAAAATTTTAAAAAATAACGGTTTAAAATATACAAAGAAACGTGAAGATATGATTAATATATTTGTTCAAGAAGATAAATATATTAATGCTAAACACATTCAACAACAATTAGATAAAGATTACCCTGGCATTTCTTTCGATACCATTTATAGAAACTTACATCTATTTAAAGATTTAAATATCATTGAGAGTACTGAATTAGACGGAGAAATGAAATTTAGAATTGCTTGTACAAATCATCATCACCATCATTTTATCTGTGAAAATTGTGGTGATACAAAAGTAATTGATTATTGTCCAATTGACGAAATCAAACAGTTCTTGCCAAACGTAGACATCCATACACATAAATTAGAAGTATATGGCATATGTGAAACATGTCATCACAAAGGTACTAATTAA
- a CDS encoding metal ABC transporter permease, with protein MIEALLNFDFMRYSLISGILIGFIAPLIGAFIVVRRLSLIADALSHVTLGGISFGMFVLTLSPVLAFINPMWFGILFAIVGALLIEKLRTSYTNYQEIAIPIIMSAGIALSAIFISLADGFNQEIVGLLFGSISAVNLSDLLTISVISIIVILFIILFYKELFILSFDEEYSKVINIPKWIQFIFIMIVAMVISASMRVVGILLVSALITLPIAIAMRITKGFKQLIILSIIIGESSVILGLILAFYMNISPGGVIVVLLVLLLGITMLYQKSTFRFKKGH; from the coding sequence ATGATTGAAGCCTTATTAAATTTTGATTTTATGCGTTATTCACTAATAAGTGGTATTCTTATTGGTTTTATTGCGCCATTAATAGGTGCCTTTATTGTAGTAAGACGTTTATCTCTAATTGCAGATGCTTTAAGCCATGTGACTTTAGGTGGTATCTCATTTGGAATGTTTGTCCTAACTTTATCTCCCGTATTAGCCTTTATTAATCCAATGTGGTTTGGTATTCTATTTGCAATTGTTGGAGCGCTACTAATTGAAAAATTAAGAACGTCTTACACAAATTATCAAGAAATAGCTATCCCAATTATTATGAGTGCTGGTATTGCATTAAGTGCAATATTCATTTCATTAGCTGATGGATTCAACCAAGAAATTGTAGGGCTATTATTTGGTTCTATAAGTGCGGTGAATTTAAGTGATCTACTTACAATTTCAGTAATTTCAATCATCGTAATCTTATTCATTATTTTATTCTACAAGGAGTTATTTATTTTATCTTTTGATGAAGAATATAGTAAAGTAATTAATATTCCTAAATGGATACAATTTATATTTATAATGATCGTCGCTATGGTTATTTCAGCATCTATGAGAGTAGTAGGGATTTTACTAGTGAGTGCTTTGATCACCCTCCCAATAGCAATTGCTATGCGAATAACTAAAGGCTTTAAACAATTAATCATTTTAAGTATTATTATCGGTGAAAGTTCAGTAATTTTAGGATTAATTCTTGCTTTCTATATGAATATTTCACCTGGTGGTGTTATCGTAGTCCTATTAGTTCTATTATTAGGAATTACGATGTTATATCAAAAATCTACTTTTAGATTTAAAAAGGGGCATTAA